From the genome of Pseudomonadota bacterium, one region includes:
- a CDS encoding type II toxin-antitoxin system VapC family toxin, whose product MILPDVNVLVHAFRSDSPSHRACRTWLDGVVNGEARYGLAPQVLSGVLRVVTHPKVFVRPSPLTEALGFCEVLLAPAHCVTVQPGEGHWSIFSRLCREADARGNLVPDAWFAALAIESGCEWITLDRDYARFTGLRWRVP is encoded by the coding sequence GTGATCCTTCCAGACGTCAACGTGTTGGTGCATGCCTTCCGCAGCGACTCGCCGTCTCACCGCGCCTGTCGGACGTGGCTCGATGGCGTGGTCAATGGCGAGGCGCGCTACGGCCTGGCCCCGCAGGTCTTGAGCGGCGTGCTGCGTGTCGTCACCCACCCCAAGGTCTTCGTCAGGCCCAGCCCCTTGACCGAGGCCCTTGGCTTCTGTGAAGTGCTGCTGGCGCCCGCACACTGCGTGACGGTCCAGCCGGGCGAAGGGCACTGGTCGATCTTCTCGCGTCTGTGTCGCGAGGCCGACGCGCGCGGTAACCTTGTGCCCGACGCCTGGTTCGCCGCCCTGGCGATCGAGTCGGGCTGCGAATGGATCACGCTCGATCGCGACTACGCACGCTTCACGGGCCTGCGTTGGCGCGTGCCCTAG